A genome region from Camelina sativa cultivar DH55 chromosome 10, Cs, whole genome shotgun sequence includes the following:
- the LOC104719174 gene encoding gamma-interferon-inducible-lysosomal thiol reductase: protein MVSPSSLTKLVFLACFVLFTFSDKLVAEESDKVQLYLYYESLCPGCQMFIVDDLVKFFDSDLETITDVKLVPFGNAKVSDNMTVTCQHGEEECKLNAFEACAIKILTKPKSQYTFIRCVENNTEHFQQECFQGFRDEKDVNDCYNSDLSKKLILENAKQTMSLKPKHVFVPWVTLNGKPLYDKLDDLVSQVCNTYKGKAPLPKQCNPSALSEKKTTSKLQFSYANGAIKY from the exons atggtttctccttcttctttaactAAGCTTGTCTTCTTAGCTTGCTTTGTTCTGTTCACATTCTCAGACAAACTCGTGGCTGAAGAATCCGACAAAGTTCAGCTCTATCTTTACTACGAATCACTTTGCCCCGGTTGTCAGATGTTCATCGTCGATGACCTAGTCAAATTCTTTGACTCCGATCTCGAGACGATCACCGATGTGAAGCTCGTTCCATTTGGTAATGCTAAAGTCTCCGATAACATGACCGTCACTTGCCAG CATGGTGAAGAGGAATGCAAACTTAACGCCTTTGAGGCTTGTGCTATAAAGATTTTGACTAAACCG AAATCGCAGTACACGTTCATACGTTGCGTCGAAAACAATACGGAACACTTTCAACAAGAATGTTTCCAAGGCTTTAGAGATGAGAAAGACGTCAATGATTGTTACAACAGTGATCTCTCTAAAAAG CTCATACTTGAGAACGCAAAACAGACCATGAGTTTGAAGCCGAAACATGTATTCGTACCATGGGTCACACTCAACGGCAAACCACTCTATGAC AAGCTAGATGATTTGGTGTCCCAGGTCTGCAACACGTACAAAGGAAAGGCTCCACTCCCCAAACAATGCAATCCCTCTGCTTTGTCTGAGAAGAAGACTACGTCAAAGCTTCAGTTCTCCTACGCCAATGGTGCTATCAAGTACTAA
- the LOC104719168 gene encoding serine carboxypeptidase-like 20, protein MVWLVKNVLVFVTLLLSSVFVIITESAPESALVTKLPGFDGTFPSKHYSGYVTIDKEHGKNLWYYFVESEKNPSKDPVVLWLNGGPGCSSMDGFVYEHGPFNFELPKKNNSLPLVHLNPYSWSKVSNIMYLDSPVGVGFSYSNNKSDYNTGDMKTAVDSHAFLLKWFQMFPEFQSNPFFISGESYAGVYVPTLASEVVNGNKNGVKPALNFKGYLVGNGVADLMYDGNALVPFAHGMGLISDELFENATKACNGSFYDIKGRECEEQVTKVNDDVDRLNMYNILEPCYHGTSLSAFDLRSLPSSFLQLGKTEKRLAIRKRMFGRAWPVRAPVRPGIVPRWSQLLADITVPCIDDRVATAWLNDPAVRKAIHAKEESEIGRWELCSGKLSFEHDAGSMITFHRNLTLSGYKALIYSGDHDMCVPFTGSQAWTRSLGYKVIDEWRPWISNNQVAGYTQGYANNLTFLTIKGAGHTVPEYKPRESLDFYSRFLAGSMI, encoded by the exons ATGGTCTGGTTAGTGAAGAATGTTCTTGTCTTTGTTACATTATTACTCTCTTcagtttttgtaataataacAGAATCAGCTCCAGAGTCTGCTCTTGTTACCAAACTCCCTGGCTTCGACGGCACTTTCCCTTCAAAACACTACTCCGG GTATGTGACAATAGATAAGGAGCATGGGAAGAATCTGTGGTACTACTTTGTTGAGTCAGAGAAGAATCCTTCGAAAGATCCGGTCGTACTATGGCTTAATGGTGGTCCAGGTTGTTCAAGCATGGATGGATTCGTGTATGAGCATGGTCCTTTCAATTTCGAACtaccaaagaaaaacaatagTCTCCCACTCGTGCATCTTAATCCTTATAGTTGGTCCAAg GTCTCTAACATAATGTACCTTGATTCTCCTGTTGGTGTGGGATTCTCTTACTCAAACAACAAATCAGATTACAATACCGGCGACATGAAAACCGCGGTTGACTCTCACGCGTTCCTTCTCAAG TGGTTCCAAATGTTTCCTGAGTTCCAATCGAATCCTTTTTTCATCTCTGGAGAATCTTACGCTGGAGTTTATGTCCCAACTCTTGCTTCAGAAGTTGtcaatg gGAACAAAAATGGGGTAAAGCCGGCTCTTAACTTCAAG GGATATTTGGTTGGAAATGGAGTTGCGGATCTAATGTATGATGGAAATGCTCTTGTCCCGTTTGCACACGGGATGGGACTAATCTCTGATGAACTCTTTGAG AACGCTACAAAAGCTTGCAATGGAAGTTTCTATGATATAAAAGGACGCGAGTGCGAGGAACAAGTGACGAAAGTCAACGAT GATGTTGACAGGTTGAACATGTACAACATTCTTGAGCCGTGTTACCATGGAACATCGCTATCCGCATTTGATCTCAGATCTCTGCCTTCGAGTTTCCTTCAGCTAGGCAAAACCGAAAAGCGGTTagctataagaaaaagaatgttCGGTCGAGCCTGGCCAGTTCGTGCGCCTGTTCGTCCAGGCATTGTCCCTAGGTGGTCTCAACTCCTTGCGGACATCACTGTTCCTTGCATT GATGATAGAGTTGCAACAGCTTGGTTGAACGATCCAGCGGTTAGGAAAGCTATTCATGCTAAAGAG GAGAGCGAGATTGGAAGGTGGGAACTCTGCAGTGGAAAACTCTCATTCGAACATGATGCAGGAAGCATGATCACATTCCATAGAAACCTCACTTTAAGTGGATATAAAGCTCTCATCTACAG CGGGGATCACGATATGTGTGTTCCATTTACTGGCTCTCAAGCTTGGACAAGGTCTCTTGGATACAAGGTGATTGATGAATGGAGGCCATGGATATCAAACAATCAAGTCGCGGG GTATACGCAAGGATATGCAAACAATCTCACATTTTTAACCATCAAG GGTGCAGGACATACGGTTCCTGAGTACAAACCGCGGGAGTCTTTAGACTTCTATAGCCGGTTTCTAGCAGGAAGCATGATTTAA
- the LOC104719173 gene encoding lamin-like protein: MARSTVVIAAVVVAFLVAFPVPEVTAKKYLVGDKKFWNPDVNYAAWVQGKHFYLGDWLYFVFYRDQHNILEVSKTDYERCISNHPLRNYTRGAGRDIVPLNETRAYYLLDGRGGCFHGMKLSVTVETPPPPPPPM; the protein is encoded by the exons ATGGCGAGATCTACGGTGGTGATTGCGGCGGTTGTAGTGGCTTTTCTAGTGGCGTTTCCGGTACCGGAAGTGACGGCGAAGAAATATTTAGTCGGCGACAAAAAGTTCTGGAACCCCGACGTTAACTATGCCGCATGGGTTCAGGGCAAACATTTCTACCTCGGAGACTGGCTCT ATTTCGTGTTCTACAGAGACCAACACAACATTCTTGAGGTAAGCAAGACTGACTATGAAAGATGTATCTCGAACCACCCACTACGCAACTATACACGTGGAGCTGGGAGAGACATTGTGCCTCTCAATGAGACCAGAGCTTACTATCTACTTGATGGAAGAGGTGGCTGCTTTCACGGCATGAAGCTTTCTGTTACTGTTGAgacgcctcctcctcctccaccaccaatgtaa
- the LOC104719172 gene encoding gamma-interferon-inducible lysosomal thiol reductase-like encodes MASSSSSTKFVLSPYLLLACLFLFTFSTNLVVAKESDKVKLNLYYESLCPYCQNFIVDDLSKIFDSDLYTITDLKLVPFGNAHVSNNLTITCQHGEEECILNALEACAIRTWPDPKLHYKFIQCVEKNTNEWGRCVQRSGREKAIKDCYNGDISKKLILGYAKETLSLEPKHEYVPWVTLNGKPLYDNYNNLAEQICKVYKGKVLPKICSSSTLSLSERKVSKFQVSYVDEAKNY; translated from the exons atggcttcttcttcttcttcaaccaagTTTGTTCTGTCCCCATATCTTCTCTTAGCTTGCCTCTTCCTGTTCACATTCTCAACCAACCTCGTCGTGGCTAAAGAATCTGACAAAGTGAAGCTCAATCTTTACTACGAATCACTTTGCCCCTATTGTCAGAATTTCATCGTCGATGATCTAAGTAAAATCTTTGACTCCGATCTCTACACGATCACCGATCTCAAGCTCGTTCCATTCGGTAACGCTCATGTCTCCAACAATCTGACTATTACTTGCCAG caTGGTGAAGAGGAGTGCATACTTAACGCTCTTGAAGCTTGTGCTATAAGAACTTGGCCCGATCCG AAACTGCACTACAAGTTCATACAGTGCGTTGAAAAGAATACTAATGAGTGGGGAAGATGTGTTCAAAGATCTGGACGTGAGAAAGCCATCAAAGATTGTTACAATGGTGATATCTCTAAGAAG CTCATACTTGGTTACGCAAAAGAGACCTTAAGTTTGGAGCCGAAACATGAATACGTACCATGGGTCACACTCAACGGCAAACCACTCTATGac AACTACAATAATTTGGCCGAGCAAATCTGCAAAGTGTACAAAGGAAAGGTTCTCCCAAAAATCTGCAGCTCCTCTACCCTGTCCCTGTCTGAGAGGAAAGTGTCGAAGTTTCAAGTCTCCTATGTCGATGAAGCTAAAAATTACTAA
- the LOC104719171 gene encoding gamma-interferon-inducible-lysosomal thiol reductase-like, protein MSSSSSSSSSSSYSIKLVFLACLVLFTSSDKLVAGESDKVKLNLYYESLCPSCQNFIVHYLGKVFSTDLHTITDLKLVPFGNAHVSDDLTVTCQHGEEECKLNALEACAISTWPNQRLHYRFIRCVETNTNAWESCVKKYGGDKAISDCYNGDLSKKLILGYANQTLSLKPEHKYVPWMTLNGKPLYENIDNFVDLVCKAYYGKAALPKLCNSSALSKMKVPMLQFSYAN, encoded by the exons atgtcttcttcttcttcttcttcttcttcttcttcttattcaatCAAGCTTGTGTTCTTAGCTTGTCTCGTCTTGTTCACATCTTCGGACAAACTCGTGGCTGGAGAATCCGACAAAGTTAAGCTCAATCTTTACTACGAATCACTTTGTCCTTCTTGTCAGAATTTCATTGTCCATTATCTAGGCAAAGTCTTTAGCACCGATCTCCACACAATCACCGATCTCAAGCTTGTTCCATTCGGTAACGCCCACGTCTCGGACGATCTTACCGTCACTTGCCAG CATGGTGAAGAAGAATGTAAACTAAACGCCCTTGAAGCGTGCGCCATAAGCACTTGGCCAAATCAG AGATTGCACTATAGGTTTATACGGTGCGTTGAAACTAACACGAATGCTTGGGAGTCATGTGTTAAAAAGTATGGAGGTGACAAAGCAATTAGTGATTGTTACAATGGTGATCTCTCTAAAAAG CTGATACTTGGGTATGCAAACCAAACCTTGAGTTTGAAACCGGAGCATAAATACGTACCATGGATGACACTCAACGGCAAACCACTCTACGAG AATATTGATAATTTTGTGGACTTAGTCTGCAAAGCCTACTATGGAAAGGCTGCTCTCCCAAAACTCTGCAACTCCTCTGCCTTGTCTAAGATGAAAGTGCCAATGCTTCAGTTCTCCTATGCCAATTGA